Proteins co-encoded in one Nitrospirota bacterium genomic window:
- the mnmG gene encoding tRNA uridine-5-carboxymethylaminomethyl(34) synthesis enzyme MnmG — translation MNKNCDYDIIIIGAGHAGCEAALASARMGLSTCIFTANLEAIGQMSCNPAIGGLAKSHIVKEIDALGGEMAKVTDKAGIQFKVLNKSKGPAVWATRVQADRALYRKHMRESLESQNGLDIKEEGIEEILVSNNQVCGIKTSGSTYRAKAVVVATGTFLNGLIHIGMENFPAGRAGEPPSIELPQSLKNIGFKTGRLKTGTPPRLAADSIDFSVMGIQEGDVPPPPMSLFTKEITNPQMPCYITYTNDTTHKIILDNLKHSPLYSGIIKGIGPRYCPSIEDKIVKFRDKLRHQIFLEPEGIDSDEYYANGISTSLPREVQLKLVRSIKGLERAEIKKPGYAIEYDFVYPTQLAPTLETKLVRGLFLAGQINGTSGYEEAAAQGLIAGINAALKIKGKEPFIPGRHEAYIGVLIDDLVTKGTKEPYRMFTSRAEYRLLLRQDNADLRLMGKGYSLGLISEDNYEMFLQKKSAIEKEIKRLKSTRIKPGVINPVLAERGGAAIKEDASLLQLLRRPEVRYADIASLSPSNNGLSQDAAGQVEIQVKYDGYIARQADAAVKSKKFEEKRIPPDFVFKGIPGLSREIVEKLEEIRPVSLGQAGRIPGVTPAAITLLMVALERRRRA, via the coding sequence ATGAACAAAAACTGTGACTACGACATTATTATTATAGGAGCCGGGCATGCGGGATGCGAAGCTGCGCTTGCATCTGCGCGTATGGGGTTAAGCACCTGCATCTTTACCGCAAACCTTGAAGCCATAGGCCAGATGTCCTGCAATCCTGCAATCGGCGGGCTTGCCAAAAGCCACATTGTGAAGGAAATAGATGCGCTCGGCGGCGAGATGGCAAAGGTCACGGACAAGGCAGGCATACAATTCAAGGTCCTGAATAAAAGCAAAGGTCCTGCGGTATGGGCCACGAGGGTTCAGGCAGACAGGGCGCTTTACAGAAAACACATGCGTGAATCCCTTGAGTCGCAGAACGGACTTGATATAAAAGAAGAAGGCATTGAGGAAATCCTCGTCTCCAATAATCAGGTCTGCGGAATTAAGACATCAGGCAGTACTTACAGGGCCAAGGCTGTGGTTGTCGCCACGGGCACATTTTTAAACGGGCTGATTCATATCGGCATGGAAAACTTTCCCGCAGGAAGGGCGGGAGAGCCGCCTTCCATAGAGCTTCCTCAAAGCCTTAAAAATATCGGCTTTAAAACAGGGCGTCTTAAGACCGGAACCCCGCCGAGGCTTGCCGCAGACAGCATTGATTTTTCCGTGATGGGAATTCAGGAGGGTGATGTGCCGCCGCCTCCGATGTCATTATTTACAAAGGAGATAACTAATCCGCAGATGCCCTGCTACATAACTTATACAAATGACACTACGCACAAAATCATCCTTGACAACCTTAAACATTCACCCCTTTACAGCGGCATAATAAAAGGCATCGGTCCCCGCTACTGCCCGTCAATAGAAGACAAGATTGTAAAATTCAGGGATAAGCTCAGGCATCAGATATTCCTTGAGCCTGAAGGCATTGACTCGGATGAATATTATGCAAACGGAATTTCAACAAGCCTGCCCCGCGAAGTCCAGCTTAAGCTGGTAAGAAGCATCAAGGGGCTTGAAAGGGCAGAGATTAAAAAACCGGGCTACGCGATTGAATATGACTTTGTGTATCCGACACAGCTTGCCCCCACCCTTGAGACAAAACTCGTACGCGGGCTTTTTCTTGCGGGCCAGATTAACGGGACTTCAGGCTATGAAGAGGCTGCCGCTCAGGGGCTTATCGCAGGGATAAATGCAGCGCTGAAGATTAAAGGCAAAGAGCCGTTCATACCCGGCAGGCACGAGGCTTATATCGGGGTACTGATTGATGACTTGGTGACCAAAGGGACAAAAGAACCATACAGGATGTTTACCTCAAGGGCTGAATACAGACTGCTCTTAAGGCAGGATAACGCAGACCTCCGCCTCATGGGAAAAGGCTATAGCCTCGGGCTTATCAGCGAAGATAATTATGAAATGTTTCTGCAAAAAAAGTCTGCAATAGAAAAAGAAATCAAGCGGCTCAAGTCCACGCGGATTAAACCCGGAGTCATTAATCCGGTGCTGGCAGAACGCGGAGGCGCCGCGATAAAAGAAGATGCAAGCCTGCTTCAATTGCTAAGAAGACCTGAAGTCAGGTATGCAGATATCGCAAGTCTTTCGCCGTCAAATAACGGGCTTTCTCAAGATGCAGCCGGTCAGGTTGAAATACAGGTAAAATATGACGGCTACATTGCGCGTCAGGCAGATGCCGCCGTGAAATCCAAGAAATTTGAAGAGAAAAGAATCCCTCCTGATTTTGTATTCAAAGGCATACCCGGACTTTCAAGGGAGATTGTTGAAAAACTTGAAGAGATAAGACCCGTCAGTTTAGGGCAGGCGGGCAGGATTCCGGGCGTCACGCCCGCTGCAATCACACTGCTAATGGTGGCGCTGGAAAGAAGACGCAGGGCATAA
- a CDS encoding response regulator gives MEHKNKGTVLVVDDDALVLDSTSALLKAYAYLVVSSNDAADAIEKFQAGKIDVVLTDIKMPGISGIELLRRLHIINADTPIILMTAYAELDTAISGIKHGAFDFILKPYNPEYLLHSIEKAVRFSNLVYSEKNYRQLLENTVRHRTQELANALTMVRDVSRELIQRLTSVAEFRDTATGAHISRIGLYANKIAENLDMPMDFIEKITFASQMHDIGKIGIPDYILLKPAALTTEEYEIMKTHTVIGEKILANSSYADIRMSASISLNHHERWDGSGYPNGLKGETIPLEGRIVIICDQYDALRSERPYKPPFSHENTFKIITEGDEKTMPEHFDPIVLNAFIKLSGTFDEIFSLHP, from the coding sequence ATGGAGCATAAAAACAAAGGAACTGTTCTTGTTGTTGATGACGATGCCCTTGTGCTTGATTCTACTTCAGCCTTATTAAAAGCATACGCCTATTTAGTCGTTTCATCCAACGACGCCGCAGATGCAATAGAGAAATTTCAGGCAGGCAAAATTGATGTCGTGCTGACGGATATTAAAATGCCCGGCATTTCAGGAATTGAACTCCTCAGACGTCTTCACATCATAAATGCGGACACACCTATAATTCTCATGACCGCATATGCAGAGTTGGATACGGCAATCAGCGGTATAAAACACGGCGCATTTGATTTTATACTGAAACCGTATAATCCGGAGTATCTTCTGCACTCAATTGAAAAAGCGGTCAGGTTCAGCAACCTCGTATATTCAGAAAAAAATTACAGGCAATTGCTTGAAAATACCGTCAGGCACAGGACACAGGAATTAGCAAATGCGCTGACAATGGTCAGGGATGTCAGCAGGGAGCTGATTCAGCGTCTTACATCAGTCGCCGAGTTCAGGGATACTGCAACAGGCGCTCACATTTCAAGAATTGGTCTTTATGCGAACAAAATTGCCGAGAATTTGGATATGCCTATGGATTTTATTGAAAAAATAACATTTGCAAGCCAGATGCACGACATAGGAAAAATCGGAATACCTGACTATATACTCCTCAAGCCGGCAGCGCTTACAACAGAAGAATATGAAATCATGAAAACCCATACTGTTATCGGCGAAAAAATACTCGCAAATTCATCATATGCGGATATCCGGATGTCTGCGTCAATTTCTTTAAACCATCATGAAAGATGGGACGGTTCAGGATACCCGAATGGATTAAAGGGCGAAACCATACCTCTTGAGGGCAGAATAGTTATAATCTGCGACCAGTACGATGCGCTGAGAAGTGAACGGCCGTACAAACCGCCCTTCAGCCATGAGAACACTTTTAAAATAATCACCGAAGGCGATGAAAAAACAATGCCTGAGCATTTTGACCCAATCGTATTGAATGCATTCATTAAACTCTCCGGCACCTTTGATGAGATATTCAGCCTTCATCCATAA
- a CDS encoding PAS domain S-box protein, with product MSEINILKALEYITRNKKNAVWFCIGIIALYWIADILLDTFVYKDTLYSASPQELYNHLLTSALLIFAVYAGLLLNKRKKTEERLLRSEKNFWNLFESANDAIFILDSEGNFINANSTAYERLGYTKEELLSKHITQLDSLEFAARVPERIEAIKKHGKAVFESAHVRKNGSVMPVEISSGIIDFEGRKAFLSIIRDITERRKTHETLQETTRTLQSLMQASPLAILMVDPEGKIKFWSPAAEHMFGWKAEEVLGLPNPIVPEDKREEFKSFMERLLKGESFTDMELKRQKKDGTLFDVSLTTAPVHDVEGRITGIMGIIADISKRKKMEEQIFQIQHDWEDTFNLITDMITVHDKDFNIIRANKAAEKLLGLPFLDAAKAKCYEYYHGTGCPPEGCPSCQTLVTGVPAVSEMFEPHLNKFIEIRAIPRFDSNNNLTGLIHVVRDITERRKLENQLRQSQKMEAIGQLAGGTAHDFNNIITAIIGYASIMKLKVGADDPLRILIDQVLSSSEKATNLVQSLLAFSRKQISNPEPVKINEIIKSIEKLLSMAVGEDIELKIELTEDLIVTADIVQMEQVIMNLCTNARDAMPGRGTLTIRTGAVELTRDFITAHGYGEEGRYALISVSDTGTGMDENTRERIFEPFFTTKEFGKGTGLGLSIVYGIIKQHKGYITCQSEPGKGTTFNIYLPVTKSAIKEIQPSKPPELAGAAGTILFAEDEDELRKLTRQILEDAGYKVIEAVDGADAINKFIENKDIDLLLFDVIMPKMGGNEAYDKIRKIHPDIKVLFISGYPADFIGKYGVLEQGINFISKPVSPTMLLKKIIEALGNGA from the coding sequence ATGTCTGAAATAAATATCTTAAAGGCGCTGGAATACATAACCAGAAACAAAAAAAATGCTGTCTGGTTTTGTATTGGGATTATTGCACTCTATTGGATTGCAGATATTTTGCTTGATACCTTTGTTTACAAAGATACTTTGTATTCTGCATCTCCTCAGGAACTCTATAATCACCTGCTGACTAGCGCTCTTCTTATTTTTGCGGTTTATGCCGGATTACTCCTGAATAAACGCAAAAAGACAGAGGAAAGACTGCTGAGAAGCGAAAAAAATTTCTGGAACCTTTTTGAATCAGCTAACGATGCCATATTTATTCTGGATTCTGAAGGGAATTTCATAAACGCAAACTCAACTGCCTATGAGCGTCTCGGCTATACCAAGGAGGAATTGCTGTCCAAGCATATAACGCAGTTAGACTCGCTGGAATTTGCCGCCCGTGTTCCTGAACGGATAGAAGCGATCAAAAAACACGGGAAAGCCGTATTTGAATCCGCGCACGTAAGAAAAAACGGCTCCGTCATGCCTGTGGAGATAAGCTCCGGGATAATAGATTTTGAAGGCAGGAAGGCATTTTTAAGCATAATCCGCGATATCACAGAGCGCCGAAAGACCCATGAAACCCTGCAGGAAACCACCCGCACACTTCAGTCTCTCATGCAGGCATCGCCTCTGGCTATTTTAATGGTGGACCCTGAAGGGAAAATTAAATTCTGGAGTCCGGCTGCCGAGCATATGTTCGGCTGGAAGGCAGAAGAAGTGCTCGGGCTTCCTAATCCCATTGTTCCCGAAGATAAACGTGAAGAGTTTAAGTCCTTTATGGAACGATTGCTTAAGGGTGAGTCTTTTACAGACATGGAGCTAAAACGTCAGAAGAAAGACGGAACGCTTTTTGATGTCAGTCTTACGACTGCGCCTGTGCATGATGTTGAAGGCAGGATAACCGGCATTATGGGAATCATAGCCGACATCTCCAAACGCAAAAAAATGGAAGAGCAGATTTTCCAGATTCAGCACGACTGGGAGGATACCTTTAATCTCATTACTGACATGATTACAGTACATGACAAGGATTTTAATATTATCCGCGCCAATAAGGCGGCTGAAAAACTCCTCGGATTGCCTTTCTTAGATGCCGCAAAGGCAAAATGCTATGAATATTATCACGGCACAGGATGCCCGCCTGAGGGGTGCCCAAGTTGTCAAACCCTTGTGACGGGGGTGCCGGCCGTCAGCGAAATGTTTGAACCTCACCTGAACAAGTTTATTGAGATACGGGCTATCCCGAGATTTGACAGCAATAATAATTTAACCGGGTTAATACACGTTGTCAGGGACATTACAGAACGGAGAAAACTTGAAAACCAGCTCCGCCAGTCGCAAAAAATGGAGGCAATCGGCCAGCTTGCAGGAGGAACTGCACACGATTTTAATAATATCATTACCGCCATAATAGGTTATGCAAGCATAATGAAACTGAAGGTGGGAGCAGATGATCCCTTAAGGATTTTAATTGACCAGGTGCTTTCCTCTTCTGAAAAGGCGACAAATCTTGTACAGAGCCTTCTTGCATTCAGCAGAAAGCAGATAAGCAATCCTGAGCCTGTTAAAATCAACGAGATTATCAAAAGCATTGAGAAGCTCTTATCAATGGCTGTCGGCGAAGATATTGAACTGAAAATAGAATTAACGGAAGATTTAATTGTAACTGCGGACATTGTCCAGATGGAGCAGGTGATAATGAACCTCTGTACAAATGCGCGTGATGCGATGCCCGGAAGAGGAACTTTAACCATCAGAACAGGCGCGGTGGAACTTACAAGAGATTTTATAACGGCGCATGGTTACGGCGAAGAAGGCAGATACGCGCTTATCTCAGTTTCAGATACAGGTACAGGCATGGACGAAAATACAAGAGAGAGGATATTTGAGCCTTTCTTTACAACCAAAGAGTTTGGAAAGGGCACAGGACTCGGTCTTTCCATAGTCTACGGTATAATCAAACAGCATAAAGGCTATATCACATGTCAAAGTGAGCCCGGCAAAGGCACAACTTTCAACATATATCTGCCGGTAACCAAGTCTGCGATTAAAGAAATACAACCAAGCAAGCCGCCTGAATTGGCAGGGGCAGCCGGAACAATCCTCTTTGCAGAGGATGAAGACGAGTTAAGGAAACTCACAAGACAGATTCTTGAAGATGCCGGATATAAGGTCATAGAAGCAGTTGACGGGGCAGATGCAATAAATAAGTTTATTGAGAATAAAGATATTGACCTTCTTCTTTTTGATGTAATAATGCCGAAAATGGGCGGTAACGAGGCTTATGACAAAATCAGAAAAATACATCCTGACATAAAAGTGCTGTTCATAAGCGGCTATCCTGCCGACTTTATAGGCAAATACGGGGTGCTTGAACAGGGGATAAACTTTATCTCAAAACCCGTTTCGCCGACAATGCTTCTAAAAAAAATTATAGAGGCGCTTGGCAATGGAGCATAA
- a CDS encoding MFS transporter: MNKLFSQFASLCMVGFFARFSYSLARSPVLPLFALYLGAGLEAIGFIVGISTVTGILFKLPAGALSDVIGRKKTMLIGILVFAFVPFAYLFVKDYSMLVAVRFIHGLATAIYGPVSMAVVADTAGAKKGEMLSWFSSITIIGNLLGAPAGGFILHSLPGAVDPSLADFHRAYIVSGFAGLMSLILALRLLKGEEPVRKGKGLKESFSNFISGIKEVISDRRIVITSNMEGIQNMTVGALEAFLPIYAVTAAQLNEFQAGLLWGIQVLTTIISKPVMGKMSDRYGRKSIITAGMILCAVSFGVIPLLKGFYPLMIAAVFFGFGEAFVTSSSAALVADICKEKHFGVAMGTFGTIFDIGHAAGPILAGFLIASLNYLYAFWIMSGILIFSLPVFIFGVKE; this comes from the coding sequence ATGAATAAGCTATTTTCTCAATTTGCATCTCTCTGCATGGTCGGGTTTTTTGCGAGGTTTTCCTATTCGCTTGCAAGAAGCCCGGTGCTTCCGCTCTTTGCCCTGTATCTCGGCGCAGGACTTGAGGCAATAGGGTTTATCGTAGGTATATCAACAGTCACCGGAATCTTGTTTAAACTGCCTGCTGGAGCGCTGTCTGATGTAATCGGGCGAAAAAAGACAATGCTGATAGGCATCCTGGTTTTCGCCTTTGTGCCGTTTGCCTATCTTTTTGTGAAGGATTACTCCATGCTGGTTGCAGTAAGGTTTATACATGGACTTGCAACCGCAATATACGGGCCTGTGTCCATGGCGGTTGTCGCGGATACCGCAGGCGCAAAAAAGGGCGAGATGCTGTCGTGGTTTTCCTCTATTACAATCATCGGAAATCTCCTTGGCGCGCCCGCAGGCGGGTTCATTCTTCACAGCCTCCCCGGCGCAGTCGACCCGTCACTCGCTGATTTTCACAGGGCATATATTGTAAGCGGTTTTGCAGGCCTGATGTCATTAATCCTTGCCCTGAGATTATTAAAGGGCGAAGAGCCTGTCAGAAAAGGCAAAGGGCTTAAAGAATCTTTTAGCAATTTCATATCAGGTATAAAAGAGGTGATAAGCGACAGGAGGATTGTAATCACATCAAACATGGAAGGCATTCAGAATATGACAGTCGGGGCATTGGAGGCTTTTCTTCCAATCTATGCAGTAACGGCTGCACAGCTTAATGAGTTTCAGGCAGGACTTCTCTGGGGTATACAGGTACTTACAACTATAATTTCCAAGCCTGTTATGGGGAAAATGTCTGACAGATACGGGAGAAAATCCATAATAACAGCGGGGATGATTTTATGTGCGGTGTCTTTTGGAGTGATACCGCTTTTAAAAGGTTTTTATCCGCTTATGATTGCGGCGGTATTCTTCGGCTTTGGCGAGGCGTTTGTGACCTCATCCTCTGCCGCGCTTGTTGCCGACATATGCAAGGAAAAACATTTCGGGGTTGCAATGGGAACATTTGGTACAATATTTGACATCGGTCATGCCGCAGGTCCCATACTTGCGGGGTTTTTAATTGCAAGTCTTAATTATCTTTATGCCTTCTGGATTATGAGCGGGATACTGATTTTTTCTCTTCCTGTTTTTATATTCGGCGTTAAGGAATAA
- a CDS encoding flippase-like domain-containing protein: MKKALSIIVKILISGALLYIFFKQVDIKSVGNILKHTDLRFFILSFLVYASLLLVSTKRWALFLPGGLKYSKLVSLYFIGSFFNTLLPGIVSGDALKAFYLYKHTGKGTGGTSLASVFMDRYMGLTAMICIGFFAYILGYSYMKAAGMVWWAIPSFAAAFLLGSIALWTINWGKIKALNTFYTPLMEYKKEKKIIYMGLLYGFIIQIIGITSVYILSFSINLNLPIIYFFIFVPIINVAAAIPISVFGGSGVREAGFIILFGSIGVAKEDALSLSLLLFAIMCLISLIGGIEYLRVGKPKEVKS, from the coding sequence TTGAAAAAAGCTCTTAGTATAATTGTAAAAATCCTCATAAGCGGCGCCCTTCTTTATATATTCTTTAAGCAGGTGGATATAAAATCAGTCGGCAATATTTTAAAGCACACTGACCTGCGTTTTTTTATATTAAGTTTCCTTGTCTATGCTTCTCTCCTCCTTGTCTCAACAAAAAGGTGGGCGCTATTTCTGCCTGGAGGGCTTAAATATTCAAAGCTGGTCTCACTTTATTTTATCGGCTCTTTTTTTAACACGCTCCTGCCGGGAATTGTCAGCGGAGACGCCCTGAAGGCGTTTTATCTTTACAAGCATACAGGCAAAGGGACGGGGGGCACATCACTCGCATCGGTTTTCATGGACAGATACATGGGTCTTACCGCCATGATATGCATAGGTTTTTTTGCATATATTTTAGGGTATTCCTATATGAAGGCTGCAGGAATGGTTTGGTGGGCCATCCCGTCATTTGCCGCCGCATTTTTATTGGGAAGCATTGCCCTGTGGACCATAAACTGGGGAAAGATAAAGGCGCTGAACACATTTTACACCCCCCTCATGGAATACAAGAAAGAGAAAAAGATAATTTACATGGGACTGCTTTACGGATTTATCATTCAGATAATCGGAATCACCAGCGTTTATATACTCTCTTTTTCAATTAATCTTAACCTGCCGATTATTTATTTTTTCATTTTCGTGCCTATTATAAATGTTGCGGCAGCCATCCCGATCTCTGTCTTTGGAGGCTCAGGCGTGAGGGAGGCCGGCTTTATCATACTCTTTGGAAGCATCGGGGTTGCGAAGGAAGATGCGCTAAGCCTTTCACTCCTTTTATTTGCAATCATGTGTTTAATAAGCCTGATCGGCGGAATAGAATACCTGCGGGTGGGAAAACCAAAGGAAGTTAAGAGTTAA
- a CDS encoding glycosyltransferase family 2 protein, producing MFVSIVVPLYNEEENIAPLYNALKSAMDKSGRAYEILFVDDGSADKTPQMLKQIAQTDVNVRPLYFRRNFGQTAAFAAGFDHAKGDVIVTIDGDMQNDPADIPKLLSMIGEYDIVSGWRRRRKDPFLTRRLPSMIANYLISMVTGVKLHDYGCSLKAYRADVVKNINLYGEMHRFIPAVASWYGVKIAEAETTHHSRQRGKSKYGISRTPKVILDLITVKFLQSFSTKPIQAFGPIGLLCGLAGMGISLYLTILKLSGQAIGGRPLLLLGVLLIIVGIQLIGMGLLGEMMVRVYHESQRKPIYVLKEVEIEKSS from the coding sequence TTGTTTGTCTCAATAGTCGTGCCGCTTTATAACGAAGAGGAAAATATAGCGCCCCTTTATAACGCCCTGAAATCCGCCATGGATAAATCAGGCAGGGCCTATGAAATACTCTTTGTTGACGACGGAAGCGCTGACAAAACCCCGCAAATGCTTAAGCAGATTGCGCAAACCGACGTCAATGTAAGACCTCTGTATTTCAGGCGCAACTTCGGCCAGACAGCCGCCTTTGCCGCAGGCTTTGACCATGCAAAGGGCGATGTAATTGTCACAATTGACGGCGATATGCAGAATGATCCTGCGGACATCCCGAAACTCCTTTCAATGATAGGCGAATATGATATTGTAAGCGGATGGCGGCGCAGGAGAAAAGACCCGTTCCTTACAAGAAGGCTTCCCTCAATGATTGCCAACTATCTTATAAGCATGGTTACAGGCGTTAAACTTCATGATTACGGATGCAGTCTTAAGGCGTATAGGGCAGATGTCGTAAAAAATATAAATCTGTATGGAGAAATGCACAGATTTATCCCAGCGGTTGCAAGCTGGTACGGGGTGAAAATTGCAGAGGCTGAAACAACGCATCACAGCAGGCAGCGAGGGAAATCAAAATACGGGATTTCAAGAACGCCGAAGGTCATTCTGGATTTAATTACAGTGAAATTCCTTCAGAGTTTCTCAACAAAGCCGATTCAGGCGTTTGGCCCCATAGGGCTTCTGTGCGGTCTCGCAGGTATGGGCATCTCGCTTTACCTGACAATCCTGAAACTCTCCGGGCAGGCAATAGGCGGAAGGCCCCTGCTTCTTTTAGGAGTGCTGCTGATAATTGTCGGGATTCAGCTTATAGGCATGGGGCTTCTGGGTGAAATGATGGTAAGGGTTTATCATGAAAGCCAGCGCAAGCCGATATATGTTTTGAAAGAGGTGGAGATTGAAAAAAGCTCTTAG
- a CDS encoding glutamate-5-semialdehyde dehydrogenase gives MDIKSYVLKMAKEAKEGARAIANVSSGQKSNVLIKMAEALEAESGALIKANKKDIEGAKKKGLSKALIDRLTLNEKRVKEMGQGLREVSALPDPVGEIEKMKQRPNGMMVGRMRVPIGVIGIIYESRPNVTADATGLCLKAGNAVILRGGSEAINSNKAIVNILRSVARVHGIHEGVITFIDIPDREAIMEMLKLEGIVDLIIPRGGEGLIRAVTENSRIPVLKHYKGVCHVFVDSDADLKMAEDICFNAKVQRPGTCNAMETMLLDKKIAKAFLPGIVKRFKKAGVKLKGCPESRKLDASLAFANEEDFYREYLDLILNIKIVKDMDEAIRHIAKYSSAHSDAIVTTNHEKAMRFLREVDSSAVFVNASTRLNDGYQFGLGAEIGIATDKIHARGPMGLEELTCMKFIVLGNGQIRE, from the coding sequence ATGGATATAAAATCATACGTTTTGAAAATGGCTAAAGAGGCTAAAGAAGGCGCAAGGGCTATTGCAAATGTCTCATCAGGGCAGAAGAGCAATGTTCTGATAAAGATGGCTGAGGCATTGGAGGCTGAGTCCGGAGCGCTGATTAAAGCCAACAAAAAAGATATTGAGGGAGCAAAGAAAAAGGGCTTGTCCAAAGCGCTTATTGACAGGCTTACGCTTAATGAGAAGAGGGTAAAGGAAATGGGGCAGGGACTGAGGGAAGTTTCTGCTTTGCCTGACCCTGTGGGTGAAATAGAAAAGATGAAGCAGAGACCGAACGGCATGATGGTAGGCAGGATGCGCGTGCCCATAGGAGTCATAGGGATAATTTATGAGTCAAGGCCTAATGTCACGGCAGACGCCACAGGCTTGTGCCTGAAGGCAGGCAATGCCGTTATCTTAAGGGGCGGCTCTGAGGCAATTAATTCAAACAAGGCGATCGTAAATATTTTACGGTCTGTTGCAAGAGTTCACGGCATTCATGAAGGCGTGATTACCTTTATTGACATTCCGGACAGGGAAGCAATAATGGAAATGCTTAAGCTTGAGGGGATTGTAGACCTGATAATTCCAAGAGGCGGCGAGGGGCTTATAAGGGCCGTGACTGAAAATTCAAGGATACCAGTGCTCAAGCACTACAAAGGTGTCTGCCATGTATTTGTTGACAGCGATGCTGACTTAAAAATGGCTGAGGACATATGCTTCAATGCAAAGGTGCAGAGGCCCGGCACCTGTAATGCGATGGAGACGATGCTTTTGGATAAAAAAATTGCAAAAGCCTTCCTCCCCGGGATTGTAAAGAGATTTAAAAAAGCAGGGGTAAAGCTTAAGGGCTGTCCTGAAAGCAGAAAGCTGGACGCATCACTCGCCTTTGCCAATGAAGAGGATTTTTACAGAGAATATCTTGATTTAATCCTGAACATAAAAATTGTAAAAGACATGGATGAGGCGATAAGGCATATTGCAAAATACAGCTCCGCGCACTCTGACGCAATAGTTACAACCAACCATGAAAAAGCCATGAGATTTTTAAGAGAGGTTGACTCGTCTGCGGTCTTTGTAAATGCCTCAACAAGGCTCAATGACGGCTATCAATTCGGTCTCGGCGCTGAGATAGGCATTGCAACCGACAAAATTCATGCGCGTGGACCAATGGGGCTTGAGGAATTGACCTGCATGAAATTCATTGTGCTCGGGAACGGGCAGATAAGGGAATAA